ATGCTAGGTTTGCAACTTatgggatatatatatacaagtaaAAACCTTATAGAAAGACTAACCTTGGGAGGAATGTTAGTCATCTCAAAGTAACCACCCCGCTGTCCACATTCACCCCAATATCCTTTGGACACAGTATGGAAAGAGACAAGCTGGAGCTCCTTGCTTATAGGCGGCCCCATATCCATCAAAACCTTCCAATTGTTAAAGAAAACTAGAGTATATAAGCAATTTGATAGTCCATGCAAAAACTCAGACACAGATAGATCTAACAGAACAAGGATATATACCTTTTTAGCACTAATAAAAGGGCGCTCATCCTGGTATATGTTCTGCTGATAAACCTCATCTCCAAGCAAAACTAAGTTTTCCTGGTTACAGTACTTCAGTATTTCTCTCAAATTAGCTTCACTAAGACACTGACCAGTGGGGTTCCCAGGATTTATAATCACCATAGCCCTTACCTGATTATATTCCAATGTATATGAGATTTAGTTGTTAGTTATAAGCACTACAAGAAATGATAGTTCGAGATTTACTTATTGAAAAGCCCATACCAGAAGAAAATAAGGCATTGtaatattatatacaaaatggAAGAAGACAATAAACAAATCTTCATGACAAAAATAGATGCATATTGCAGGGAAAATTCTCCCAAGAACCATAATATAAGTTTGAATAGGGCAACTGGAAGTCAACCAGCTGACTTACATCTGGTTCACTTAAATGCCAATTCATATTCAGAACCCAACGGTCCATCCATTCTTAATAAGTTCTCAAGTTTCACCTTAGTTTCACAATCGGATACTCACAGTTATTCCTTTAAAGCGAGCCTCAGCAACTGACTGGCGAAGGTTATTGACATCAAGGCCCCAATTTTCTGTCTCCTCTAGGAAATATGGGACAAGAGAACCACCAAATAGAGAGATTGCAGCTGAGTAAAGTGGGTATTGGGGTACTGGAACCAAAACCTAGCAAGACTCAAATATTAATGAAAGGAATTATCTGGCAAAACAATTGGGAATGCAGAAAGCCCCCTGAAGTAACCAACaagagaaaatggaaaaacaatttagaaaaaaagaaaagaaaagagaacttCAAAGAAGAAACCATGCTTGATACAAGAGGACAACTATATACAGACtcatttcaaaacaatttattACCCCATCCCCTTCACCACGGATGACAGTATTCAAGATCTGCATCACACCTTTGCTGGCACCATCCGTGAGATATATGAGTTCTGGGTCACTGTTATTAGAGTACAAAATAATGAACCCCTTCAGCTAACACCTTGGTGACAGAAATTGAAAGCTCTGTtgtcaaaatgaaaaatcagaCTTATACGAAGATTTATAAGCGCCAATAGTACCTTGGATAACCATCACGCCTTTCAATGAACTCTGCCACTTCCTTCCTTACTCCTGGAAGTCCTCGGGAGTCGCTGTAAGCACCTAGATATATAATGAAGGAATTATAAAACTTTTAGTAATTCATCAAGAAGCCAAATGAACAACATTTAAACCAGCAATAAGATGTAAATCAATGAGGAGAAGTGGAAATTTAtgacaagaagaagaaagactAACAGGAGCATAATACTaggaaagaaaaaggttttgataGCTCAACTGAAAATGTAGCTTTTAACAATGAGATAAAACCTAAGATACCTAGAAAGTATAATACATTCTTATCTTAGATATTTCAATCCCTTTTTTATAAGAACAAAACATTAAAGACAGGTCAAAAGATTACCAAGGCCACCCGTAGTCAATGAAAGATAATGTTTTGCTTTTGCAATTGCATCAGCAGGAAAAAGCAGCCCAACATTCGGATCATCTAGTAGAAACGGAGCTTGGCAAAGAGCAACCACCTGCAATAGTGCAATTCTTTGGTTCAATACAAACCATACTGTAAAGAACTCCAAAACAATTCGATTTGACCAGAAGTgaatataaaaagttttttaaaaaaaatactgaatCAAAATATATGGCAATTGTGATCAACCTGGCGAGGAAAGGTCAGCGGCTTCTGTCCTAATGCATGAGGATTACCAACATTTGTGAAAATAATCTgttgacataaaaataaaataatgagataacaaacacacacacacagaggagAGTGGCATTTAAAAAGAAGTTTGTATTATCTTCAAAGATAGCACCATATTTATCATGCTTTATTGGactaaaatagcattttagaTAGGTACTAGTACTACTAAATCAAACTCTTTCCCAGAATAGAAGAGCCTAATGATACTGTACAATACAACGTACAATACAGTTGTGCTATAATCATATGCAAGTGCACACACGGCCAAAACCtattggattctaatttcaaattaaagctACATATACAGTACTGACAGGCTTGCCGGATAAACCTAATACAGATGTTAGGATACGAAATGATATTAGATTGACCCCAGCAAAACTAAGTAATGGATTAATTGTTACTTATACCCAAAATTAGCAGTTTAACAAAGGacacaacaacaataataatcacCACAGTCcaaagcaataaaaattaaaagtaaaaagaacaTATGAATTCTGCTGACAAAGtggaaaacttttgaaaaactctttaagaaaaaaaaaaaaaacctcttgtAACCAACCCCCAAGAACTTTCCAATGTAGAAGAAACAGTAGTTACAAAAAATctatacaacaacaacaaaaccttggtcccaaaattttgggttggtTATGGTTCCTCAACAGATTAGTTAGAATCAGCTACATGTATTCTTTCCTTCAGTCAATTTTATCAAAAGTTATACTCTTTGTT
This genomic stretch from Quercus lobata isolate SW786 chromosome 3, ValleyOak3.0 Primary Assembly, whole genome shotgun sequence harbors:
- the LOC115982489 gene encoding glutamate--glyoxylate aminotransferase 2: MSPRALDYESLNENVKRAQYAVRGELYLRASELQKEGKKIIFTNVGNPHALGQKPLTFPRQVVALCQAPFLLDDPNVGLLFPADAIAKAKHYLSLTTGGLGAYSDSRGLPGVRKEVAEFIERRDGYPSDPELIYLTDGASKGVMQILNTVIRGEGDGVLVPVPQYPLYSAAISLFGGSLVPYFLEETENWGLDVNNLRQSVAEARFKGITVRAMVIINPGNPTGQCLSEANLREILKYCNQENLVLLGDEVYQQNIYQDERPFISAKKVLMDMGPPISKELQLVSFHTVSKGYWGECGQRGGYFEMTNIPPKTVDEIYKVASISLSPNVPAQIFMGLMVNPPKPGDISYDQFVRESKGIIESLRRRARIMTDGFNSCRNVVCNFTEGAMYSFPQIRLPPRAIEAAKRAGKVPDVFYCLKLLEATGISTVPGSGFGQKEGVFHLRTTILPAEEEMPEIMNSYKKFNDEFMEQYEDHRGYSRM